The Claveliimonas bilis genome window below encodes:
- a CDS encoding ABC transporter permease: MWKDYSIGFIKKNRASSLSVLVAAFISALFLSLLCGLFYNFWNYEIESIVLEEGNWQGRITGTYKENAVFDIEHFANVKTAAVNEELSDGQTLVIDICFYNMRTVYQDMPLIAQKLGVPDSSVAYHESLLSTYFIHDPQDASPPLLLAFYLALLLLVSVSLVLIIHNSFAVSMNARVHQFGIFSSIGATPGQIRTCLLQEVAVLSAIPILLGSFIGIALTFGTIQIVNVLADGIVGRRDAVFTYHPLVFVITILVSVLTVLISAWLPARKLSKLTPLEAIKNIDELQLKRRKKSRILARLFGVEGELAGNALKAQKKALRTSTLSLTLSFLGFTLMLCFFTLSGISTNHTYFERYQDAWDVMATVKDTPIEDFTYEDEIHALDGTDSVIYQKAEAYSSVPTEAISKKVESLGGIEELAGNSVSAADDTYTIQVPIVIMDDSSFAAYCEQIGVSPSGTGSVILNRIWDSVNSNFRYKEYVPFLTEEQDTIILQNCDDASTAVTVSVLGYTQEPPVLREEYGNYVLVQFLSVSTWKQIKEVIGNAEQDAYIRVLDTKDRTLTELNKIEMELTNILEHEFMLEIENRVQEKIDNDAMLNGYKLIIGAVCALLALIGIANVFSNTLGFIRQRKREFARYMSIGMTPEGMRKIFRIEALVIAGRPVLITLPVTVLFVWFMITASYLNPMEFLSVAPIVPIVIFIAAIFGFVTLAYYIGSKKILKCNLAEALQSDYMG, encoded by the coding sequence ATGTGGAAAGACTATTCAATCGGATTTATAAAAAAGAATCGTGCCTCCAGCTTATCCGTCCTTGTTGCCGCGTTTATTTCGGCTTTGTTTCTGTCTTTGCTGTGTGGCTTGTTCTACAATTTCTGGAATTACGAGATAGAATCCATTGTCCTGGAAGAAGGAAACTGGCAAGGTCGTATTACAGGAACATATAAAGAAAATGCGGTATTCGACATTGAACACTTTGCCAATGTGAAAACCGCTGCTGTCAATGAAGAATTATCGGATGGGCAAACCCTTGTAATTGATATTTGCTTTTACAACATGAGGACAGTATATCAGGATATGCCCTTGATTGCACAGAAACTGGGAGTCCCTGACAGTTCCGTGGCGTATCATGAATCGCTGTTGTCAACATATTTTATCCATGATCCACAGGATGCCAGCCCTCCCTTATTGCTGGCCTTTTATTTGGCTCTGCTTCTGCTTGTATCGGTATCTTTGGTTTTGATTATTCATAACTCCTTTGCCGTATCCATGAACGCCCGTGTTCATCAATTTGGTATTTTTTCCAGTATAGGGGCAACGCCGGGACAAATTCGTACCTGCCTTTTGCAGGAGGTGGCTGTTCTTAGTGCCATCCCAATTTTGCTCGGAAGTTTTATCGGGATTGCCTTGACTTTCGGAACTATACAGATTGTAAATGTCCTTGCAGATGGCATTGTGGGCAGGCGTGATGCGGTATTTACTTATCATCCTCTTGTATTTGTCATCACAATCCTGGTATCTGTTCTGACAGTGTTGATTTCCGCATGGCTGCCAGCCAGAAAACTAAGCAAGCTGACTCCGCTGGAAGCTATTAAAAATATAGACGAGTTGCAGCTAAAACGTAGGAAAAAGTCTCGTATCCTTGCACGGCTGTTTGGAGTAGAAGGCGAATTGGCCGGTAATGCGCTGAAGGCGCAGAAGAAAGCCTTAAGAACCTCTACGTTGTCCTTAACCCTTTCCTTCCTGGGCTTTACACTCATGCTGTGCTTCTTTACTCTTTCAGGAATCAGCACGAATCATACGTATTTTGAACGATATCAGGACGCTTGGGATGTCATGGCAACCGTAAAAGACACTCCGATAGAGGATTTTACTTACGAAGATGAAATCCATGCGCTGGATGGTACAGACAGCGTGATTTATCAAAAGGCGGAGGCTTATAGTTCTGTTCCCACGGAGGCCATCAGCAAGAAAGTGGAAAGTCTGGGAGGGATAGAGGAGTTGGCCGGAAACTCTGTCAGTGCTGCCGATGACACCTATACTATCCAGGTCCCTATTGTCATTATGGATGACAGCAGCTTTGCTGCATACTGTGAGCAGATCGGCGTTTCTCCGTCAGGGACAGGGAGTGTGATTCTGAACCGTATCTGGGACAGCGTAAACAGCAATTTTAGGTACAAAGAATACGTTCCGTTTTTAACTGAGGAACAGGACACCATCATCTTACAAAATTGTGATGACGCGTCAACTGCTGTCACAGTCTCTGTTTTGGGCTATACACAGGAGCCGCCGGTTTTAAGAGAAGAATACGGTAACTATGTATTGGTTCAGTTCCTTTCGGTTTCAACGTGGAAACAGATCAAAGAAGTGATTGGGAATGCAGAGCAAGACGCATATATTCGCGTACTGGACACGAAAGATAGAACCTTAACTGAATTGAATAAGATAGAAATGGAACTGACAAATATCCTGGAGCATGAATTTATGCTTGAGATAGAAAACCGTGTCCAGGAAAAAATAGACAATGACGCTATGCTAAATGGCTATAAGCTGATTATTGGGGCAGTGTGTGCATTACTTGCTCTGATTGGAATTGCCAATGTCTTTTCCAATACATTGGGTTTTATCCGGCAACGGAAAAGAGAGTTTGCGAGGTATATGTCTATCGGTATGACGCCGGAAGGTATGCGTAAAATATTTCGAATTGAGGCTCTTGTTATTGCAGGGCGTCCTGTTCTGATTACGTTGCCGGTCACTGTATTGTTTGTCTGGTTTATGATAACGGCAAGTTACCTGAACCCAATGGAGTTTTTGTCAGTGGCTCCGATTGTTCCTATCGTAATTTTTATCGCGGCGATTTTTGGCTTTGTTACACTGGCATATTATATAGGGAGCAAAAAAATTCTGAAATGCAATTTGGCAGAAGCACTACAAAGTGATTATATGGGATAA
- a CDS encoding ABC transporter ATP-binding protein: MEILKCENLRKVYGAGNNQVVALDHIDISIQKGEFVAIVGASGSGKSTLLHILGSVDKPTEGKVVIEGTDISKMNRTQAAIFRRRKVGLVYQFYNLIPTLTVRKNILMPLMLDKRKPNQEYFDQIVRSLGIEDKLDFLPNQLSGGQQQRAAIARSLIYRPALLLADEPTGNLDRKNGEEIIDLLKLSNRNLNQTILLITHDEKVALEADRIITIEDGKIISDQKGR; this comes from the coding sequence GTGGAAATACTAAAGTGTGAAAATTTACGAAAGGTATATGGCGCTGGAAATAATCAGGTCGTGGCTCTGGATCATATTGACATTTCCATCCAAAAAGGAGAATTTGTGGCAATCGTGGGTGCGTCTGGCTCAGGAAAATCTACCTTGCTGCATATTTTAGGCAGTGTGGATAAGCCCACAGAGGGAAAAGTAGTGATAGAAGGAACAGATATATCCAAGATGAACCGAACACAGGCAGCGATTTTCAGGCGTAGAAAAGTGGGGCTGGTCTATCAGTTTTATAATTTGATTCCAACGCTTACCGTCCGAAAAAATATCCTTATGCCGCTCATGTTAGATAAACGGAAACCCAACCAGGAATATTTTGACCAGATTGTCCGTTCGCTAGGTATTGAAGATAAGCTGGATTTTCTTCCCAACCAATTATCGGGCGGGCAGCAACAGCGCGCGGCCATTGCCCGTTCTTTGATCTATCGTCCTGCCCTCTTACTTGCTGATGAGCCAACAGGGAACCTTGATCGGAAAAACGGAGAAGAAATTATTGATCTATTGAAATTGTCAAACCGCAACCTGAACCAGACTATTCTGTTGATTACCCATGACGAAAAGGTTGCTTTAGAAGCAGATCGCATTATAACCATAGAGGATGGGAAAATCATCAGCGATCAGAAAGGTCGGTGA
- a CDS encoding sensor histidine kinase: MNERRKQGILLLFPVAVLLMGIIFTTALFYHTYRQIAYQHISAFSEIILETSPEAEPQLLSGLKGYYSMSEQEIVKNNYLGKYGYRAEEFCKGIPTYTFILPVMLFFMVSGAFVLAAWLFHRRSQKRIVDLTEYLERVNIGAGETLIQTQEDDFSRLQDEIYKTVTTLYQTREAAVSARKNFAENLANIAHQLKTPITAAFLSLQLMKKEAANEYADRIERQLDRLNRLEESVLMLSKIDAGTLLLKHEKVDLYTALNLAAENLNDILQDSHIFIEILENGCIEFFGDLEWTMEAFINLMKNCMEHSQPGGIVYCEYSGNPLYAEIRIWDEGTGFDEEDLPHLFDRFYRGKRAVGNGIGIGLALARSIFELQNGTIIAYNRRNGGACFEIRLYSH, encoded by the coding sequence ATGAATGAAAGAAGAAAACAGGGAATCCTACTGCTTTTTCCAGTCGCGGTTCTCTTGATGGGGATAATTTTCACAACCGCGTTGTTTTATCATACCTATCGACAGATAGCCTATCAACATATTTCCGCATTCAGCGAAATCATTCTGGAAACTTCCCCCGAAGCCGAGCCACAGTTGTTGTCTGGTTTGAAAGGGTATTACTCAATGAGCGAACAAGAGATAGTAAAAAATAATTATTTGGGGAAATATGGTTATCGTGCAGAGGAGTTTTGCAAAGGGATTCCAACGTATACTTTTATTCTTCCTGTCATGTTATTTTTTATGGTTTCTGGAGCATTTGTCTTAGCAGCATGGTTGTTTCACAGGCGTAGTCAAAAACGTATTGTTGATTTGACGGAGTATTTGGAGCGGGTCAACATAGGGGCTGGGGAAACCCTGATACAGACACAGGAAGACGATTTTTCCAGATTACAGGACGAGATATACAAAACCGTTACAACGCTCTATCAGACCAGAGAAGCAGCCGTTTCTGCAAGGAAAAACTTCGCCGAAAACCTGGCAAATATCGCACACCAGCTAAAAACACCGATTACCGCAGCATTCTTGTCTTTACAGCTTATGAAGAAGGAAGCAGCCAATGAATATGCCGATCGGATTGAAAGGCAGTTGGATAGGCTGAACCGTCTGGAAGAATCCGTGCTTATGCTTTCTAAGATTGACGCAGGAACGCTACTGTTAAAGCACGAAAAAGTTGATCTTTATACAGCACTTAATCTGGCAGCGGAAAATCTGAATGATATATTGCAAGATAGTCATATTTTTATCGAGATACTAGAAAACGGCTGTATTGAATTTTTCGGTGATCTGGAATGGACAATGGAAGCCTTCATCAATTTAATGAAAAACTGTATGGAGCATTCACAGCCTGGCGGGATTGTCTATTGTGAGTATTCAGGTAATCCTCTTTATGCAGAAATTCGGATATGGGATGAAGGGACAGGTTTTGATGAGGAGGACTTACCACATCTTTTTGATCGCTTTTATCGTGGCAAGCGTGCAGTAGGAAATGGTATCGGAATTGGTCTGGCGCTTGCCCGTTCTATCTTTGAGTTACAGAACGGGACGATTATTGCCTATAATCGACGAAACGGCGGTGCATGTTTTGAAATAAGGCTGTACAGTCACTGA
- a CDS encoding response regulator transcription factor: MIEVYYAEDDEIIAKSVKEYLEQKNCKVTIFGAITDIKKALISHLPAVILLDWNMPDGHGNELCRWIRDRWDDLPVIYLTVRGDSGDIVSGFQNGADDYVVKPFDLAVLHSRILALLRRAKGAEAMKLFCDDLMLDKEKAAVYYQQQEVIVSQLEYQLLQLLLENKGKTVTRRQLLEQIWDNSGNYVNDNTLTVSMKRLREKLHHPLCLKTIRSFGYRMEDTK; the protein is encoded by the coding sequence GTGATTGAGGTTTATTACGCGGAAGATGATGAAATCATTGCTAAATCCGTAAAAGAATATCTGGAACAGAAAAACTGCAAGGTAACCATCTTTGGCGCTATTACCGATATAAAAAAAGCACTGATCAGCCATTTGCCTGCTGTTATTTTGCTGGATTGGAATATGCCGGATGGTCACGGAAACGAATTGTGCCGTTGGATTCGGGATAGATGGGATGATTTACCCGTTATCTATCTGACGGTTCGCGGCGACTCCGGCGATATTGTCAGCGGTTTTCAGAATGGTGCAGACGATTATGTGGTAAAGCCTTTCGATCTTGCCGTTCTTCATTCGCGTATTCTGGCACTGCTTCGCAGAGCAAAGGGTGCAGAAGCAATGAAATTGTTTTGCGATGACCTGATGTTGGATAAAGAAAAAGCTGCCGTCTATTATCAGCAGCAAGAAGTTATTGTTAGCCAGTTGGAATATCAGCTTCTTCAGCTGCTTTTGGAAAACAAGGGAAAAACTGTCACTAGGAGACAACTTTTGGAACAGATCTGGGATAACAGCGGGAACTATGTCAATGACAATACGCTGACGGTTAGCATGAAACGGTTAAGAGAAAAGCTGCATCATCCGCTCTGTTTAAAAACAATCCGTAGCTTTGGCTACCGCATGGAGGATACGAAATGA
- a CDS encoding [FeFe] hydrogenase, group A encodes MVNLTIDGKQISVKENTTIMEAARQNGIPIPKLCYLKGINEIAACRVCVVELEGKNRLITSCNNVAEEGMVIHTNSPKVRKDRRTNVELILSQHDCQCVTCARSGNCSLQKIANDLNILDIPFEKEIERQPWNQDFPLIRDSAKCIKCMRCIQVCDKVQKLSVWDVEGTGSRTTVNVAGHGKIEDAPCSLCGQCITHCPVGALRERDDTEKVWDAIADEKKTVVVQVAPAVRTSWGEQIGLKPEEATIGKIMDSLKRMGVDYVFDTVFSADLTIMEEANEFVQRFTSGELKDRPMFTSCCPGWVRFAKSQYPHLVKYLSTAKSPQEMFGAVMKTYFAEKIGKSPEEIYTVSVMPCVAKKAEREKELFYNEYAGHGVDTVITTRELVKMMRSAHISPDTLQDIESDSPMHDGTGAGVIFGATGGVMEAALRTAYAIITGENPEADAFKAVRSSGFNANDGVMEAELNINGIKVRTAVVSGLGNTRNLLDKMEKGEVKYDFVEVMACPGGCVGGGGQPIHDGEELAFERGKTLYALDKNADLRFSHENPDIQKLYDEYMEKPMSHKAHMLLHTEH; translated from the coding sequence ATGGTAAACCTGACAATAGATGGAAAACAGATTTCCGTAAAAGAAAATACAACGATTATGGAAGCTGCAAGGCAAAATGGGATACCAATCCCAAAGCTGTGCTACCTGAAAGGGATTAATGAGATTGCAGCCTGTCGTGTTTGTGTGGTGGAACTGGAAGGGAAAAATCGTCTGATCACCTCCTGCAATAATGTGGCAGAGGAAGGGATGGTGATCCACACAAACAGTCCCAAAGTGCGTAAAGACAGGAGAACGAATGTGGAACTGATCCTGTCGCAGCATGACTGTCAGTGTGTGACCTGTGCAAGAAGCGGAAACTGCAGCCTGCAGAAAATCGCAAATGATCTGAATATTTTGGATATTCCATTTGAAAAGGAGATTGAGCGTCAGCCGTGGAATCAGGATTTCCCGCTGATCAGAGACTCTGCAAAATGTATTAAATGTATGAGATGTATTCAGGTCTGTGACAAAGTACAGAAACTTTCCGTGTGGGATGTAGAAGGGACAGGTTCCAGAACAACTGTAAATGTAGCCGGACATGGAAAGATCGAGGATGCCCCCTGTTCTTTGTGCGGACAATGTATTACGCACTGTCCGGTGGGCGCGCTTCGTGAAAGAGATGATACAGAGAAAGTATGGGATGCCATTGCCGATGAGAAGAAAACCGTTGTGGTTCAGGTGGCTCCGGCTGTCAGAACATCCTGGGGCGAGCAGATCGGTCTGAAACCGGAAGAGGCAACTATTGGAAAGATTATGGACTCCTTGAAGAGAATGGGAGTAGATTATGTATTTGATACTGTGTTTTCCGCTGATCTGACCATTATGGAGGAAGCCAACGAGTTTGTGCAAAGATTTACGTCCGGAGAACTCAAAGACCGCCCGATGTTTACATCCTGCTGTCCGGGATGGGTGAGATTTGCAAAATCCCAGTATCCGCATCTTGTAAAATATCTGTCCACGGCAAAATCTCCACAGGAAATGTTCGGGGCAGTTATGAAGACTTATTTTGCAGAAAAAATTGGAAAATCTCCGGAGGAGATTTATACCGTTTCCGTTATGCCATGTGTGGCAAAAAAGGCAGAACGGGAGAAAGAACTTTTCTATAATGAATATGCAGGACATGGTGTAGATACTGTTATTACTACAAGAGAGCTTGTGAAGATGATGCGCTCTGCTCATATCAGTCCGGATACCCTTCAGGACATTGAGAGCGATTCACCAATGCACGACGGAACTGGCGCCGGCGTTATCTTCGGTGCAACCGGTGGAGTTATGGAGGCTGCTCTTCGTACCGCTTACGCTATTATTACCGGAGAAAATCCGGAGGCGGATGCATTTAAGGCAGTGAGAAGCTCCGGGTTTAACGCAAATGACGGTGTGATGGAAGCAGAGCTTAATATCAACGGAATAAAAGTTCGCACTGCAGTTGTCAGCGGGCTTGGAAATACGAGAAACCTTCTGGATAAGATGGAAAAGGGAGAAGTCAAGTATGACTTTGTAGAAGTTATGGCATGTCCGGGAGGATGTGTCGGCGGCGGCGGACAGCCGATCCATGATGGTGAAGAGCTGGCATTTGAAAGAGGAAAGACGCTGTATGCACTTGATAAGAATGCAGATTTACGTTTCTCACATGAAAATCCGGATATTCAGAAATTGTATGATGAATATATGGAAAAACCGATGTCGCATAAGGCGCATATGCTTTTGCATACCGAGCATTAA
- a CDS encoding NAD(P)-binding protein has product MSRLEIVSPNRARIVMEGLYKDLERRIESSPPGLCPVDMARAFLELCHAQTCGKCVPCRIGLGQLNRFIKDVLDGKATMKTLDYMEETALSIMESADCAIGYEAANMVYKGLIGYRDDYIEHIQNGRCTCTYNQPVPCVALCPAHVDVPGYIALVGEGRYADAVRLIRKDNPFPTTCGFICEHPCEARCRRNMVDDSINIRGLKRVAADFAGEVDPPECAPSTGKKIAVLGGGPGGLSAAYYLQLMGHQAVVYEMLPKLGGMLRYGIPNYRLPKERLEDDINCILKTGVQVKYGLKIGQDITIQQLRKEYDAVLITIGASTDKKLGLEGEDADGVLSAVQFLRNVGKNMIMDLTGKEVAVIGGGNVSMDAVRTAKRLGAKKVSIVYRRRVADMTALPQEIEGAVAEGIELQTLKAPAAIDVDENHHVKGIYVTPQMVSAIKDGRASIRPTGEPDVYIPCDVLIVAIGQNIETRHFEEAGIPVERGKIRTKSTGTFENMPGVFAGGDCASGPASVITAIAAAKVVAANIDEYLGYHHEISCDVEIPEANLSDRSPCGRVNLTEREACERVCDFEGVENCMTEKEAKQEAGRCLRCDHFGYGIFKGGRERLW; this is encoded by the coding sequence ATGAGCAGATTAGAGATTGTATCTCCAAACAGAGCGCGGATCGTCATGGAAGGTCTCTACAAGGATCTGGAAAGAAGAATTGAATCCAGTCCTCCGGGCTTATGTCCGGTAGATATGGCAAGAGCCTTTCTGGAACTGTGCCATGCACAGACGTGCGGAAAATGTGTGCCGTGCAGAATCGGACTTGGCCAGCTTAATCGTTTTATCAAAGATGTGCTGGACGGAAAAGCAACAATGAAAACGCTGGACTATATGGAAGAGACAGCACTCTCCATTATGGAATCAGCAGACTGTGCCATTGGCTATGAGGCAGCCAATATGGTTTATAAAGGACTGATCGGATACCGGGATGACTATATTGAACATATCCAGAACGGACGCTGTACCTGCACCTACAATCAGCCGGTTCCCTGTGTGGCCTTATGTCCGGCTCACGTGGACGTTCCGGGTTACATAGCGCTGGTAGGAGAGGGACGATATGCAGATGCCGTACGGCTGATCCGGAAGGATAATCCGTTCCCTACTACATGCGGATTTATCTGTGAACATCCATGTGAGGCGAGATGCCGGAGAAATATGGTGGATGATTCCATTAATATCAGGGGACTGAAGCGAGTGGCAGCAGACTTTGCAGGAGAGGTGGATCCGCCGGAATGTGCGCCGTCTACCGGTAAAAAGATAGCGGTTCTTGGAGGAGGACCTGGAGGATTGAGTGCCGCTTATTACCTGCAGCTGATGGGACATCAGGCAGTTGTATATGAGATGCTTCCAAAACTTGGAGGTATGCTGCGATATGGAATCCCTAATTACCGTCTGCCGAAAGAAAGACTGGAAGATGATATCAACTGCATTTTGAAGACTGGCGTACAGGTAAAATACGGCCTGAAGATCGGACAGGATATTACAATCCAGCAGCTTCGTAAAGAGTATGACGCTGTGCTGATTACGATCGGAGCAAGTACGGATAAAAAACTGGGGCTGGAAGGAGAAGATGCTGACGGAGTTCTCTCTGCAGTACAGTTCCTTAGAAACGTGGGCAAAAATATGATCATGGATCTGACCGGCAAGGAAGTTGCTGTTATTGGAGGCGGAAATGTATCTATGGATGCAGTGCGTACTGCAAAACGCCTTGGTGCAAAGAAGGTCAGCATTGTTTACCGCCGCCGTGTGGCAGACATGACAGCACTGCCACAGGAAATTGAAGGAGCAGTGGCAGAGGGAATTGAATTGCAGACTCTGAAAGCTCCGGCAGCAATCGATGTAGATGAAAACCATCATGTAAAAGGTATCTATGTAACGCCGCAGATGGTAAGCGCCATCAAAGATGGAAGAGCCAGTATCCGTCCTACCGGAGAGCCGGATGTATACATCCCTTGCGATGTGCTGATCGTAGCCATCGGGCAGAATATTGAAACGCGGCATTTTGAGGAGGCGGGAATCCCGGTAGAGAGAGGGAAGATCCGTACGAAGAGTACCGGAACCTTTGAAAATATGCCTGGTGTATTTGCAGGAGGCGACTGTGCCAGTGGCCCGGCTTCTGTAATCACTGCTATTGCGGCAGCAAAAGTTGTTGCGGCAAATATTGATGAATACCTTGGCTATCACCATGAGATTTCCTGTGATGTGGAGATCCCGGAGGCCAATCTTTCCGACCGTTCTCCTTGCGGAAGGGTAAACCTGACAGAGAGGGAAGCATGCGAACGTGTATGCGATTTCGAGGGAGTGGAAAACTGCATGACAGAAAAGGAAGCAAAGCAGGAAGCGGGACGCTGTCTGCGCTGCGACCACTTCGGCTATGGAATATTCAAAGGAGGGCGTGAGAGATTATGGTAA
- a CDS encoding AraC family transcriptional regulator, whose product MEQKEEYLEKTNHGSPLFPIEYYHCLYPAGLSALPVHWHEEFEITYIRKGSCTYLVDLEACHAGEGDLLFFASGMLHGIPEGQVRELETDSFVFHPQMLGTGKDVCGVKYVGPARAGEVRFPAVIKKDAVESSGLAEVFEKLKKSFLGKGEGYELESEALLYQFFYLLYKYVPHKRITSENEEVLEKLKNVIRYIKENYQRQVTVSELAGICHFSEYYFMRFFKKYMNMTCIEYLNQYRMEIAAGKLAESSQSVTDVALDTGFQNISYFNRVFKKSYHMTPTQYRASMQDISE is encoded by the coding sequence ATGGAACAAAAAGAAGAATATTTGGAAAAGACAAATCATGGAAGTCCCCTCTTTCCCATAGAATATTATCACTGTCTGTACCCGGCGGGACTTTCCGCCTTGCCGGTTCACTGGCATGAGGAATTTGAAATCACATATATCAGGAAAGGGAGCTGTACCTATCTTGTTGACCTGGAAGCCTGTCATGCCGGCGAGGGAGATCTTCTGTTTTTCGCTTCCGGGATGCTTCACGGTATACCGGAAGGGCAGGTCAGAGAACTGGAAACGGACAGTTTTGTGTTTCATCCTCAAATGCTAGGAACCGGAAAGGATGTATGCGGGGTAAAATACGTCGGACCTGCCAGAGCGGGAGAAGTGCGCTTTCCGGCGGTTATTAAAAAGGATGCGGTGGAAAGCTCCGGCCTGGCAGAGGTGTTTGAAAAGCTGAAAAAAAGTTTCCTTGGAAAGGGAGAGGGCTATGAACTGGAGTCAGAGGCGCTTTTATATCAGTTTTTCTATCTCTTGTACAAATATGTCCCTCATAAAAGAATCACATCAGAGAATGAAGAAGTGCTGGAAAAGCTGAAAAATGTGATCCGGTATATAAAAGAGAACTATCAGAGACAGGTGACAGTATCGGAGCTTGCCGGGATATGCCATTTCAGCGAATATTATTTTATGCGTTTCTTCAAAAAATATATGAATATGACCTGCATTGAATATCTGAACCAGTATCGAATGGAGATCGCTGCCGGAAAATTAGCCGAGAGCAGTCAGAGCGTGACAGATGTGGCGCTGGATACGGGATTTCAGAATATTTCTTATTTTAACCGGGTATTTAAAAAAAGTTACCACATGACACCCACACAGTATCGCGCTTCTATGCAGGATATATCCGAATAG